Proteins encoded within one genomic window of Pygocentrus nattereri isolate fPygNat1 chromosome 11, fPygNat1.pri, whole genome shotgun sequence:
- the LOC108428357 gene encoding glucose-dependent insulinotropic receptor-like yields MSLNSSTVPLSVDFSSPGDYFIFLYHIVFATCSTLLAGSVVLGILSTRSLRAQNRFIFMLNTSASDTLTGLSVYYLGLFDVQEGYPSRNGTYYILPSFMGVNVMTFLFAQFDRYLAVCHPFFYTRFITRGFVIACCAFSWFYTYLILAVQNLLPVAQAVKMSAFGIMTLQVIVVFKVLMTIKLYFIAKHQLARELPSPERDSKKESLRIIVFVVICFLLLWGPSFVNIMVRYLSSGGLRFRNEATNAFAIMARFNALSTPALYIWGSPALRSAVWARVWRSGCRTRTTDRSEHRTQRFPCTHVSAHGELS; encoded by the coding sequence ATGTCTCTCAACTCCAGCACCGTCCCGCTGTCGGTCGACTTCTCGAGCCCGGGCGACTACTTCATCTTCCTCTACCACATCGTGTTCGCCACGTGCTCGACGCTGCTCGCGGGCTCCGTGGTTCTCGGCATTCTGAGCACGAGGTCGCTGCGCGCGCAGAACCGCTTCATCTTCATGCTGAACACAAGCGCGAGTGACACGCTGACGGGCCTGTCCGTCTACTACCTGGGCCTGTTCGACGTGCAGGAGGGCTACCCGTCGCGCAACGGCACCTACTACATCCTGCCCTCCTTCATGGGCGTCAACGTCATGACGTTCCTCTTCGCGCAGTTCGACCGTTACCTGGCCGTGTGCCACCCGTTCTTCTACACGCGCTTCATCACGCGCGGCTTCGTCATCGCGTGCTGCGCCTTCAGCTGGTTCTACACCTACCTGATCCTCGCCGTCCAGAACCTGCTGCCCGTCGCGCAGGCCGTCAAGATGAGCGCCTTCGGCATCATGACGCTGCAGGTCATCGTGGTCTTCAAGGTGCTCATGACCATCAAGTTGTACTTCATAGCCAAACACCAGCTGGCGCGCGAGCTGCCCAGCCCCGAGCGGGACAGCAAGAAGGAGTCGCTGCGCATCATCGTCTTCGTGGTCATCTGCTTCCTCCTGCTGTGGGGGCCCTCCTTCGTCAACATCATGGTCAGGTACCTGAGCAGCGGCGGCCTGCGCTTCAGGAACGAGGCCACCAACGCCTTCGCCATCATGGCGCGCTTCAACGCGCTCAGCACGCCCGCGCTCTACATCTGGGGCAGCCCGGCCCTGCGCAGCGCCGTGTGGGCCAGAGTGTGGAGGAGCGGCTGCCGGACAAGGACGACAGACAGGTCCGAGCACCGGACACAGCGCTTTCCCTGCACTCACGTTTCAGCTCATGGAGAGCTGAGCTGA